The following proteins are encoded in a genomic region of Triticum dicoccoides isolate Atlit2015 ecotype Zavitan chromosome 1B, WEW_v2.0, whole genome shotgun sequence:
- the LOC119302506 gene encoding uncharacterized protein LOC119302506, which produces MVPTMQEDYWKSVSNLIKCILLFCLFCSHDVKKFSVGRKKNLYTVEEYVHMVKDGIIDPVKVIQTTLQNAARTSTLMMARSIMLNELRNVEVDDSLLVVQSHETGFRNKKWSLRRRRWRAPWRG; this is translated from the exons ATGGTACCTACGATGCAGGAGGACTATTGGAAATCAGTTTCAAATCTAATCAAGTGTATACTTCTCTTTTGTCTCTTCTGCAGCCATGATGTTAAGAAGTTCAGTGTAGGCAGGAAAAAAAATCTTT ATACTGTAGAGGAGTATGTTCATATGGTCAAGGATGGTATCATCGACCCTGTGAAAGTGATCCAAACTACACTTCAAAATGCAGCAAG AACAAGTACTCTGATGATGGCAAGAAGCATAATGTTAAATGAACTGCGTAATGTTGAGGTTGATGATAGCTTGCTTGT TGTACAAAGCCATGAAACTGGATTCAGAAATAAGAAATGGTCGCTtcgacgacggcggtggcgggcaCCGTGGCGTGGATGA